CGACCGGCTATACGAGCGCCTTCATAGGCCGGACGATCCTGTTCAAGGAAACGGGCTGCGTCGGCATGCAGGACCCGCACTGCACGATCGTCGGCAAGCCGGCCGAGGAATGGCCTGATGCCGAGGAAATCTCGTCGTGGTTCAAGGCCGATTCGCTGATCAATACGATCCGCGACCTGCAGACCGAGGTCGAATCGCTGCGCCTCGAGATCGCGCCCGACGATGACCGCACGCGGCTCGTCGGGCGCTCCGACGCGTTTCGTGCCGCCTATGCGCTGCTGGAGACGGCCGCGCCGACCAAGGTGGCCGTCCTGCTCACCGGCGAGACGGGCGTCGGCAAGGAGCGCTTCGCCCGCGCGCTGCACAGCCTCAGCCCGCGCGCCGCGAAGCCGTTCGTCGCGATCAACTGCGCGGCCATTCCGCACGCGCTGATCGAGTCGGAACTGTTCGGTGCGGAGAAAGGCGCATTCACGGGCTCGCAGGTCGCGCGTGCCGGGCGCTTCGAGCGCGCGAACGGCGGCACGCTGTTCCTGGACGAGATCGGCGAGTTGCCGCTCGACGTGCAGGCCAAGCTGCTGCGCGTGCTTCAGGAGGGCGAGGTCGAACGGCTCGGCGCGACCGACAGCAGGAAGGTGGAGGTGCGCGTCGTCGCGGCCACCAACCGCGATCTGGAACAGGCCGTGCGCGACGGCACCTTCCGCGCCGACCTCTACTACCGGATCAACGTCTACCCGGTGCTGATTCCGCCGCTGCGCGACCGCCAGGACGACATCGCGCTGCTCGCCGACGCGATGCTGGAACGTTTCGCGTCGCTGCACGGCAAGCCGGCGCCCACGCTGACCGACTATGCGTATGACGCGCTGCGTGGCTACCGATGGCCCGGCAACGTGCGCGAGCTCGAAAACCTGATCGAGCGCGCGGTGATCCTGTCGCGCCCGAACCGGCCGGTCGACGCGAAGGACCTGTTCCCCGGCGTCGGGCTGCCCGGCGGCGCAACCGTCGACCGGGCGGGCCAGATCAAGCCGGCCGCCGCGCTGTCGATCGACTGCGCGACGATCCTCGACCAGTTGCAGGGCGGCGGCGGGCTCGACGGCCTCGAGCGCGCGCTGCTGCACGAGGCCGTCGATCGCGCGAACGGCAACCTGTCGGCCGCCGCCCGCCTGCTCGGGCTGACGCGCGCGCAGCTCAGCTATCGCCTCAACCGCAAACAGGATCAGGAGGAAACGTGACATGAACACCATCCTGCCCGCCCACCCGTTCGCCGACGCACTGCGCGACGACACGCCGCCCGCGAGCGAGCCGGCCGCCGACGACGCGGTCGAACCGCATGCACGCACGCTCAGCGAGCATGCGTACCATCAGCTTCGCCAGCACATCATCGAGGGGCACTACCCGCCCGGCGCGAAGCTGCGCGTCGAGCACCTGAAGAACGTGTACGGCGTCGGCGCGGGCACGCTGCGCGAGGCGCTCACGCGGCTCGTCAGCGATGCACTGGTCGTCGCAGAAGGACAGCGCGGGTTTCGCGTCACGCCGATGTCGGTCGACGATCTCGAAGCGATCACGCGGCTGCGCATCCATATCGAGGTCGATGCGCTGCGCGAATCCGTGCGGCGCGGCGACGATGCGTGGGAACACAGGGTGCGGCAAAGCTTCGAGATGCTGTCGGCCTGGGAGCAGCCGGTATCGATCGAACACCGCACCGCGTGGGAAGCATGCAACCGGCGCTTTCACGAAGCGCTGATCTCGGCGGCCGCGACGCCGTGGACCTACCTGATCCTGCGCATGCTGTCGCAGCAAAGCGAACGGTACCGGCGCGTGTGCATCGGGCTCGGCGATTCGAAACGCGACGTCCATGCGGAACATGCGTGCCTGTTCGAAGCCGCGATGCGACGCGCCGATGCGCGCGCGGCGCTCGCGCTCGAAGACCATATCGGCACGACGCTCGCCGTCGTACGCAACGCGCCGCCCGGTACGCTGCCGTTCTAATGCTTCACGGCGCGCTCGCGGCGCTCAGGCCAGCGCGGGATACCCGTGCGCGGCCGCCTCGCGCTCGAACCGCGCAATCGTGTCGTAATCGCCTGGCGACAACCGTTCGAATCCCTTCAGCCGCAGCACGCGCGCGCGCTCGGCATCGGCCGACACCGCACGATCGAGCGCGTCCCGCAACGCGGCGACCTGCGATTCCGGCAGCGTGTGCGATGCGATGAACGGCAGTCCCGGCGCAGCGGCCGTCATCCCGATGATTCGAATGTCCTTCAGCAATTCGGGCAGTGCGTCCCGCACGTACGCGAACGTCACGCAGTCGATCGCCGCGCAATCGGCCTCATCTGAAGCCAGCGCACGCAGCACATTCAGGTGCGAACCGAACGGCGTGACCGATCCGAAGAATCGCCCGTCGCGTGCATGCGGCGCAACCGCATGCCGAAGCGCGTTCATCCCGCTGTGCGAATCTCCGCCGTTGAATGCGGCCCGCAGCCCCCGGCATGCGGCGAGCGTCGTCGCGCCGCCCGCATGCGCGCGAGCCGACACGACCAGCGCGCTGCTGTAATGCGCGCCGTGGCATCCGTCTGCATCGAACACGGGGGTCGCGATCAGTCGCACGACATCGCGCAAGCCCAGCATCCGGTACGGATAGCCACAGGTCTGCGATAGCAGCAGATCGTCGCGCTGCCATAGCGCATGCAGGTCGTCGAACGATTCATCCGGAAGCGCGACATCGCCGGGCCCACCCGCGTTCGCGAACGCATCGAGTGCATCGCGCAGCAGTGCGCGCCA
This window of the Burkholderia lata genome carries:
- a CDS encoding sigma-54-dependent Fis family transcriptional regulator codes for the protein MTRPSLPPLPPDTDLRKLIHFSASDGRIWLAGQRMVLLHAGALATLRQELMESVGPAQTRRFFTRVGFAAGERDAALAREIRSGASLFDMFHVGPQLHMLEGAVQVTPLRFEADPATGAFYCEYRWEHSWEADVHRRTFGPQPEPVCWMLIGYATGYTSAFIGRTILFKETGCVGMQDPHCTIVGKPAEEWPDAEEISSWFKADSLINTIRDLQTEVESLRLEIAPDDDRTRLVGRSDAFRAAYALLETAAPTKVAVLLTGETGVGKERFARALHSLSPRAAKPFVAINCAAIPHALIESELFGAEKGAFTGSQVARAGRFERANGGTLFLDEIGELPLDVQAKLLRVLQEGEVERLGATDSRKVEVRVVAATNRDLEQAVRDGTFRADLYYRINVYPVLIPPLRDRQDDIALLADAMLERFASLHGKPAPTLTDYAYDALRGYRWPGNVRELENLIERAVILSRPNRPVDAKDLFPGVGLPGGATVDRAGQIKPAAALSIDCATILDQLQGGGGLDGLERALLHEAVDRANGNLSAAARLLGLTRAQLSYRLNRKQDQEET
- a CDS encoding GntR family transcriptional regulator; amino-acid sequence: MNTILPAHPFADALRDDTPPASEPAADDAVEPHARTLSEHAYHQLRQHIIEGHYPPGAKLRVEHLKNVYGVGAGTLREALTRLVSDALVVAEGQRGFRVTPMSVDDLEAITRLRIHIEVDALRESVRRGDDAWEHRVRQSFEMLSAWEQPVSIEHRTAWEACNRRFHEALISAAATPWTYLILRMLSQQSERYRRVCIGLGDSKRDVHAEHACLFEAAMRRADARAALALEDHIGTTLAVVRNAPPGTLPF
- a CDS encoding phosphate/phosphite/phosphonate ABC transporter substrate-binding protein encodes the protein MNPWIAVLPMYNVTPRHDALWRALLRDALDAFANAGGPGDVALPDESFDDLHALWQRDDLLLSQTCGYPYRMLGLRDVVRLIATPVFDADGCHGAHYSSALVVSARAHAGGATTLAACRGLRAAFNGGDSHSGMNALRHAVAPHARDGRFFGSVTPFGSHLNVLRALASDEADCAAIDCVTFAYVRDALPELLKDIRIIGMTAAAPGLPFIASHTLPESQVAALRDALDRAVSADAERARVLRLKGFERLSPGDYDTIARFEREAAAHGYPALA